A window from Diachasmimorpha longicaudata isolate KC_UGA_2023 chromosome 5, iyDiaLong2, whole genome shotgun sequence encodes these proteins:
- the LOC135162499 gene encoding hormone-sensitive lipase, which yields MSFENEVNQASENPQNSHWDTLCQLANANKEFFSPHQDECGLRICTAHIVVLDIVKELRPLCEEIAAIAPQYDFDENTPGNGYRSFISLVDKSILHCEGICQQIYNLRESVLFRKTNYMREIEACSQLIASLSTFLHHLKVLHSWSELGMDNRPSLFPSEEHSSQELLDQAGNIDQYCFYGRCLGFQFKDSIKYLMKTVLVSMASFSEAYYTNGSFLGRCTNSVKYVIDPEARARRIVNVSQRADVYFCKSFWYLHDTHLLHFVRVMMIPSLAINQVISIPPEPLSIPSISGGPDVQIPIPVSHVGKKPIHVKLWSSKRRIGMVGSARAGGELYGPSDVLVFHCHGGGFVADSPKSHETYLASWVVALDVPIISIDYSLSPEAPYPRALEELVYTYAWALKHANSLLGTNAKKVILIGDSAGANLNLGLAAKCLQLNIKKPDGIFMAYCPVLVEFVPSPSRMLGLTDPLLPFGFMMRCLRAYVLGDTTLDKKDKDNGSGEFSKSDTESFAEVSESDLIAIALSPHGDKADESQLASLPSDSTLNSVSLAEVDNTHGVELTKSEDKSETTSQEYIRKFLDLYKNMSFKRSSTSVVEQTANDFDISDGKETSNFFGFPVPRSGSRIRELDTTCSKSPTEEFVFTVPKDPYLSPYRHTDEVLRQLPPCKIITSDLDPCLDDCVMFGRKLRALGNNVTLDVFTGLPHGFLNMTVASKEAADASERCVKRIQELIDM from the exons ATGTCTTTCGAAAATGAAGTTAATCAAGCAAGTGAGAACCCTCAAAATTCTCATTGGGATACCCTGTGTCAATTGGCAAATGccaataaagaatttttctccccacATCAAGATGAATGTGGATTGAGAATTTGTACTGCACACATCGTAGTACTCGATATAGTGAAAGAATTACGTCCATTGTGCGAAGAAATAGCAGCAATTGCTCCTCAATATGACTTTGATGAGAATACACCTGGTAATGGCTACAGAAGTTTTATTTCTCTCGTCGATAAATCTATTTTACATTGTGAGGGAATTTGCCAACAAATCTACAATCTCAGGGAATCTGTACTTTtcagaaaaacaaattatatgag GGAAATTGAGGCGTGCTCCCAGCTCATAGCCTCCTTGAGCACCTTTTTGCATCATCTGAAGGTCCTTCATAGTTGGAGTGAATTAGGAATGGACAACAGACCCTCCCTGTTTCCATCAGAGGAGCACAGTTCACAGGAATTATTGGATCAGGCCGGGAATATTGATCAATACTGTTTTTATGGGAGGTGTTTGGGTTTTCAATTCAAGGACAGCATAAAATACCTCATGAAAACAGTACTAGTATCTATGGCCTCGTTTAGTGAGGCTTATTACACGAATGGATCATTTCTCGGCAGATGTACTAACTCAGTGAAATACGTGATTGATCCAGAAGCACGTGCACGTCGTATTGTTAATGTGTCACAGAGGGCAGACGTTTATTTCTGCAAATCATTTTGGTATTTACATGATACTCATTTACTTCACTTTGTACGAGTTATGATGATTCCAAGTTTGGCTATCAACCAAGTGATCTCCATCCCACCTGAACCACTGTCTATACCTTCGATAAGTGGTGGTCCAGATGTTCAAATACCAATTCCAGTCAGTCATGTTGGAAAGAAACCAATTCATGTCAAACTATGGAGTTCAAAGCGTAGAATAGGAATGGTGGGATCAGCAAGGGCCGGTGGAGAACTGTATGGACCATCTGATGTACTTGTGTTTCATTGTCATGGTGGGGGATTCGTTGCAGACAGCCCAAAATCCCACGAAACTTACCTCGCAAGTTGGGTGGTTGCTCTGGATGTGCCAATAATCAGCATTGACTATAGTCTATCGCCGGAAGCACCTTATCCACGTGCTCTCGAAGAACTAGTGTACACTTATGCCTGGGCTCTGAAACATGCCAATTCCCTCCTTGGAACTAATGCCAAAAAAGTGATACTCATTGGTGATTCTGCTGGTGCTAATTTAAATCTTGGATTGGCTGCTAAATGTTTACAACTTAATATCAAAAAACCCGATGGTATTTTCATGGCCTATTGTCCTGTTCTTGTCGAATTTGTACCGTCTCCTTCGAGAATGCTTGGTCTTACTGATCCATTATTACCGTTTGGATTCATGATGAGATGTTTGCGGGCTTATGTCCTTGGGGACACGACGTTGGATAAGAAGGACAAGGACAATGGCAGTGGAGAATTCTCAAAATCAGATACTGAATCATTTGCTGAAGTTTCAGAGAGTGATTTGATCGCAATTGCACTCAGTCCACATGGAGATAAGGCTGACGAGAGCCAATTGGCTTCATTACCGTCTGATTCGACACTGAACTCTGTTAGTTTAGCTGAAGTTGACAATACGCATGGAGTTGAACTTACCAAAAGCGAAGACAAAAGTGAGACCACTTCTCAGGAgtatattcgaaaatttttagaTCTTTATAAGAATATGAGCTTCAAAAGGTCAAGCACATCTGTAGTTGAGCAGACTGCTAATGATTTTGATATTTCCGATGGAAAAGAAActtcaaatttctttggatTTCCGGTTCCCAGGAGTGGAAGCAGAATTAGGGAGCTCGATACTACTTGTTCAAAAAGTCCTACTGAAGAATTTGTCTTTACTGTTCCAAAGGATCCTTACTTGAGTCCCTATCGACATACTGATGAAGTACTTAGACAATTACCGCCATGCAAAATAATC ACTTCTGATTTGGATCCTTGTCTCGACGACTGCGTGATGTTTGGTAGAAAATTGAGAGCCCTCGGGAATAATGTTACATTGGATGTTTTTACCGGCCTACCCCACGGCTTCTTGAATATGACAGTG GCATCTAAAGAAGCAGCCGATGCTTCCGAACGCTGCGTCAAAAGGATACAGGAATTGATCGATATGTAA
- the LOC135162539 gene encoding probable N-acetyltransferase san: protein MTRAKIELGDVTPHNIKQLKLLNQVVFPVSYNEKFYKDVLEAGELAKLAYYNDIVVGAVCCRVDTSENARRLYIMTLGCLSPYRRLGIGTVMVQHVLNYVKKDENFDSIFLHVQVNNEGAIDFYKKFGFEIVATKQQYYKRIEPADAHVLQKTVHPQSDTNRQTSSQ, encoded by the exons atgaCTAG GGCAAAAATTGAGTTGGGGGACGTAACACCGCACAATATAAAGCAATTGAAGCTTCTCAATCAAGTTGTGTTCCCAGTTTCCTACAATGAGAAATTTTACAAAGATGTTTTAGAAGCTGGGGAGCTAGCCAAGCTGGCCTATTACAATGACATTGTG GTTGGTGCTGTTTGCTGTCGTGTAGACACTTCTGAGAATGCACGCCGATTATACATAATGACTCTAGGCTGTTTGTCCCCCTACAGAAGACTTGGTATCGGCACTGTGATGGTTCAACACGTATTAAATTATGTTAAAAAAGACGAAAACTTCGATTCCATATTTTT aCACGTTCAAGTCAACAATGAGGGAGCTATTGACTTTTATAAAAAGTTCGGCTTCGAAATTGTAGCAACGAAGCAACAATATTACAAGAGAATTGAACCTGCAGACGCACATGTACTACAAAAAACAGTGCATCCACAATCAGATACAAACCGACAAACATCCAGTCagtaa
- the LOC135162538 gene encoding uncharacterized protein LOC135162538 isoform X2 codes for MNSNIRLHTVVGFTTGGPRFTCIVYIVKQTLDGRTALSSGSCATSGCVSGRELVSFAPAPHSSLLPRSSRIPSLLSSSWATRQLPEEDTLDNSRTPSVNFVRLNRSCIAIREFHPFFSITEFYLFFSSGSFFFIGNPPFTTLFIFLPLTFFTDRMSSRMAGVLHCYTLEEKIRPPSPTNQLFMFSFIFLCIFAFVTAGIY; via the exons ATGAACTCAAATATAAGGCTCCACACGGTTGTAGGCTTCACTACGGGAGGGCCACGCTTCACTTGTATTGTTTATATAG TGAAACAAACACTCGACGGACGAACCGCCTTGTCGAGCGGCTCCTGTGCGACTAGTGGATGCGTATCAGGACGTGAGCTAGTCAGCTTTGCTCCTGCTCCCCATTCCTCCCTCTTGCCCCGGTCGTCCCGTATCCCGTCCTTGTTATCATCGAGTTGGGCCACGAGGCAACTTCCAGAGGAGGATACTCTCGATAACTCTCGCACACCATCGGTGAACTTCGTAAGGCTAAACCGCAGTTGTATCGCTATACGTGAATTCCACCCCTTCTTTTCCATTACGGAAttctatctttttttttcctcaggcTCTTTCTTTTTTATAGGAAATCCGCCTTTCACCACCCTCTTCATCTTCCTCCCTTTGACTTTCTTCACGGATCGTATGAGCTCACGTATGGCTGGTGTTTTACACTGTTACACG CTGGAGGAGAAAATAAGACCACCATCGCCTACAAATCAGCTATTTATGTTCTCCTTCATCTTTCTATGCATATTTGCTTTTGTGACAGCTGGtatatattga
- the LOC135162538 gene encoding uncharacterized protein LOC135162538 isoform X1: MNSNIRLHTVVGFTTGGPRFTCIVYIVKQTLDGRTALSSGSCATSGCVSGRELVSFAPAPHSSLLPRSSRIPSLLSSSWATRQLPEEDTLDNSRTPSVNFVRLNRSCIAIREFHPFFSITEFYLFFSSGSFFFIGNPPFTTLFIFLPLTFFTDRMSSRMAGVLHCYTVPVDVIVFFLQRKSFLFTLILSGFYSPHSWRRK, encoded by the exons ATGAACTCAAATATAAGGCTCCACACGGTTGTAGGCTTCACTACGGGAGGGCCACGCTTCACTTGTATTGTTTATATAG TGAAACAAACACTCGACGGACGAACCGCCTTGTCGAGCGGCTCCTGTGCGACTAGTGGATGCGTATCAGGACGTGAGCTAGTCAGCTTTGCTCCTGCTCCCCATTCCTCCCTCTTGCCCCGGTCGTCCCGTATCCCGTCCTTGTTATCATCGAGTTGGGCCACGAGGCAACTTCCAGAGGAGGATACTCTCGATAACTCTCGCACACCATCGGTGAACTTCGTAAGGCTAAACCGCAGTTGTATCGCTATACGTGAATTCCACCCCTTCTTTTCCATTACGGAAttctatctttttttttcctcaggcTCTTTCTTTTTTATAGGAAATCCGCCTTTCACCACCCTCTTCATCTTCCTCCCTTTGACTTTCTTCACGGATCGTATGAGCTCACGTATGGCTGGTGTTTTACACTGTTACACGGTACCCGTAGATGTCAtcgtattttttcttcaacggaaatcatttttatttactcttATTTTATCTGGATTTTATTCCCCCCATAGCTGGAGGAGAAAATAA